From Rhododendron vialii isolate Sample 1 chromosome 7a, ASM3025357v1:
CCCGTatcaggaaaacctttgatcctatacttgtctATCACTCCATCCGCGATGGGGTGCATGTTGGCACAAGAAGGAaacgatggggttgaaagggctaTTTATTATCTAAGTAAAAAGATGGTTGGATGCGAAGAGCGCTACACTCCGTTGGAAAGACATGCTCAGCACTTGTTTGGGCTTCCAAGAAACTAAGACATTACATGCTGGCATACCCGGTAaggttgatttctcgaatggactCTCTGAAATACCTATTTGAGAAACCAACTCTCACTGGGAAACTAGCACGATGGCTACTCATGTTAGCAGAATTTGAGCTCAAGTACGTTACCAGGAAGTCAGTAAAAGGAAGGGCTATCGCGGAATTCTTGGCCGATCATCCTGTTAAGGGAGGCAAAGATGCTGAATTCAAATTCCCTAATGAAGATCTGATGACCATAGCCGAGGATGTTTGGAAATTATATTTCGATGGAGCAGCCAATCAGGAAGGATTCGGAATTGGTGTGTTGTTAATCTCACCCAATGGATCTCACATTCTGTTCGCTTTCAAGTTAAACTTTGAAGTCACCAACAATCAGGCAGAATACGAGGCTTGCATCGTCGACATGGAAGCAGCCATCGAAATCGGTGTGGAGAAATTGGAAGTAGTAGGGGATTCTAACCTGGTTGTGTCACAGGCTAACGATGATTAGAAAGTCAaggaggaaaagctgaagccatATCACCAAGACCTTGAGGACCTCATTCCTCATTCTAATAAGGTGACTTTTACTCACGTGCCAAGGCTTAATAACCAATTTGCAGATGTTCTCGCCACATTGGCATCCATGGTCAAAATTCCTATTAGGGTGAAACTAAGGTCTATTGTGATTGAACAAAGGGATTCATAAGTGTACCAGCATGGCATGGTTATTAATGAACCTGACAACGACCACCCCTAGTACTATGACATCTGGAGATTCGTAGAAAGAGGAGAATATCCCCTGAAGCAAGCAAGAAGGATCGGATAGCTCTCCAAAGATTGGCATCTCGGTACATCATTTGCGAAGGGAATATGTATCAGAGATCCCACTGTGGAATGCACAAGCTATGTATCCACAGAGAAGAAGCTAAATGGGTAATGGAAGAGATTCATGAGGGAGTATGCGGCTTGCATATGAATGGCATGATGCTCGCTAAGAAAATTCTAAGGCAAGGATACTTTTGGTCCACCATGGAAACAAAATGCATAGAGTATGTACGACGATGCAATAAATGCCAGATCCATGTCAATCTCATGCATGTTCCACCATCCGAACTATATCAGATGACTTCTCCCTGGCCTTTCTCAGTTTGCGGAACTGATGTTATTGGAAGAATTACGCCGGCAGCATCCAACGGTCATAAGTTCATTCTGGTTGCTATTGATTATTTCACAAAGTGGGTAGAAGCTACTTCCTATGCAACCCTAACTGCGATACAAGTTGCACATTTCATCAAGCAGAATGTCATTTATCGATATTGGGTTCCGCAGGCATTTATATCAGATAATGGGGTTCATTTCAAAGGCCGAGCCAAGGAAGTTTTGGAAGAGTTTTAGATCCAAGTGCACAAGTCTACGACTCACTGGACGGAAACCAATGGGGCTATAAAAGCAGCAAACAATACTATCAAGACCATCTTAGAGAAAACCATCAAATCCGCAAGGAATTGGCATGAGCAGTTGTCGCTAGCTTTATGGGGATATCGGACATCTGTATGAACACCAACAGGAGCAACCCCCTATTCTTTGGTTTACAGTATGGAGGCTGTGCTCCAATCGAGCTAGAGGTCCTATCTTTCTGAACCATGATTGAGTGTGAGGTTCAGGAGGCAGAATGGCAAAACAATAGATTCGAGGAACTCATGTTGTTTGACGAACGAAGGCTAAGAGCTCTTTACCACATTCAAGGATACCAACGGAAGATTGCGTGCAagttcaacaagaaggtgaaacCAAGGGACTTGGCAGAAGGAGACATGGTTTTGAAGAAAATCCGGGCACTAGTCTTTGATCCAAGAGGAAagtttcaaccaaagtggtcagggccatacattatcaagaccatctTGTCCGCAGGAGCTTCACAGCTCATTGACTTGGATGGAAATGAGTTTTCAACCTTGGTCAACTTGGATTAGCTTAAGcgctattatccctgagagaggCTCGCTAGACAGAAAATCGCAAAGGGCGGgcaattccaagcaaaagttagagcaaaagcTTGCTACGTTAAAAACCCGCTAGggcagcctaggcaaaagttaaggcgtATAATAAAGAGCTCGCTAAACtaaaaacccgaatgggcggtgcTAGGCAAAATTTAAAgcacaaaaggagagtgtcaaaacAAGAGCGAACCTTACCGTGAACTATGTCATGACCTGATTTCTTTACAAGTAGGATACCTAGGTAGCCTTGCTTTGAGGCCCGGTCACATTcagtcaaaataaaaaaatccaggTTGCAAGAACTCGAAGCATGGAATCaagaagggggaaacccttTATAACTcacttttatttaaattactacTTCTACTACATAAGGCTGAGCATACTTCTTGAAAATAAAAGTGTAACATGATAAAACAAAGTGGGTGCACAATTTATTCCATGATCAAAGTAGTAGGGGTGAGTTAGTTTCTTCGAGCCCTTGCCCTTGCAGCAATGTCTCTCCTAAGCCACTTCCGATAGCTCCCACGTGCCAGCACGGATGGATAGGGGCTGGCGTCAATCACCTCACGAGTCCCCCAGAACTCTTGGTAATAGTAAAGGACAGAAGGGCAAAAGAGAGGCAAGACAATGTCCACTAGAACCTCCACAAGCACCTCTTGCCTGAGACCGAGCTAGCGCGGAATCCGGTAGGGGATGGAGAAGGAAAAGGCCTCCAATCCAGCAAGGAAGGTCCAGCCAAGGGCACCTCCAAGAAATGGTCTTAGCCTTTAAATGCTTGAAGAAATGGACCCATTAGGAGACATGGCGGTCCGCAAACTCAAAGCACCAATAGTCAGCACATTCACCTTGTCACAAAGCCAAatctacaaaagagagaaaaacaagtaagaaactATAGAAAGCCAAGCCGAGTgttgaggtaaaatgagaatgtgagaaaaatccaaaaaaagataGCTGAGTGAGAAGCTTACCTATAGGAGGAGAGGACTGCCCCCAAAAATCTCTGTCGCTCCAAAATGAACCTTGTCCAAACCAATTAATGTTTCAGCCAAAACCATTGGAATCTCGTCCTTCCTAGCCTCAATCTGAACAGCGATGTTAACCAATGTCGAGCTAGCATGACCAACGGAGGGAACCAAGAGATAAGCCACCAACAAGCACATGCAAAGGGCTGTCATGCGCCAGGATTGGTAAGTCATGTTCGTAAGAACGCTAGGAGGAGAAAACATCTCGATGAGTTGCATGTTGTTAAGATGACCGTCGCTAACCAAGTAGCGAGCTGCACCACCACTCAATTCAAGAACCGCAGCTAGGACCTTGGAAATGTTCACACGCACAGGAGGGATGATGACCTCTCCCGAGCTAAGGCTGCCAAGGTATACACGGAACTCTTCCATAGTTGGACAAAGCTCTTGCTCGCCAAAGCGGAACACATGAACCTTCAGATGCTAGAAGTTTGCCGCTGCCTTCAAAAGCTCGGGGCGAATGCGAATGTTGTGGAGGTGCCTTATAGAGTAAAGACCATGAGCTCGGAAGTTGAGCCAATCAACGCCGTCCATCGCAACCAACCGAGGGCAGAGCGAACCGGTGAGAGAGATAGAGCCAtttgaaagaagagagagtCTTTGAGAGAGGAAGAATGTTGGGGTgaagaaaatttgaagaagGAAGCCTGAATTTATAGGAGAAGTGGAGGGAGCAACTTCAACTTTCTAAGAGCCTTGGGTTTCCAAAAGTGTAAATTTTCCATGAGTCTTGCATAGGAAAAAGCTTGGTCATAGTATAGAAGCACAACGTAGACATGCATTAGCTCAGGAATGCCATTGCAAAGGTCAAACTTCAACCATCGTGTAATCTATCTTGGGAAACAACAAAACTGCAAACTGTCAGGAAAGAGTACTGTGCGTTGTACTATAACAGCACACGGCATTGCACAACATTGTGGAGTTCTATCACTACATTGCACGGCATTTAAAAAGATCCACGGTGCTTTAATGAACCAGTGCACAATGTTTCATAATCGCGCATGGCGTTTTAAAGTCTGATTTTCTACAGTTTTTGACAGCAGAAGATGAAAATGGTTTTAAGACCTCTAAGGGTGCTACTAACTACCAAAGCACATTCCAACAAGTATTTGGGACTTCAGGGACATCTCACTTTCAGTCAACCCTCAAAATTCGAGGTCGTGGTAGGAAAAGTCGATAAAATCCTATCTCAAGTCGGGTTGGGATATCAAATTCTATTTGGGCCATTTCAAGTCATTCTTTCGAGTCATATAAGTTATACTGGTCAAATGTGACTTAGTCCAAGTGTCCATTCGAGTCGGTAGTCAAATTTCAGAGTCATTAGCTTAAAAGGTCAATACTTCTGCACCTTCGAGCATAATTCAAGGTGTAAAGAAGGTTTTGGGAGTTACCTCACGAGTCGTAAAACTCATTGTCAACGTACGTGGTCGTGTTCAAACCTTTAACAAGGTCGAGTGTAAATTTTTAGATAATAGCGTCAATTTTTCATACTTCGTTcaaatacttttttgatttcttttccctTGTCAATATGTTTCCCACTTTGAAATATATGTCGGAGTCAGTATCATGTGCCATGGCCAGTTACACGTTTTGGTGtgcattttggttattcaattatCTTTGTGTAGCAATAATAAGAAAATTTGAACGATAGAAATGACAAAGGAGTagttcttatatatatataaaccaagTGGCATCCATGAGTCAAAGTACATCGCAAAATTGGGGCACGTaggccctatagtcaaaatctTATCCTTGAGGGCAAATAGACGCCctaaaaagaagaagcacaCAGGCCCCATCAAAAATGGCAAAAAGCAAAAGGTGGAGGCTCAGTCCTCATCATCTTCGCTCCCctcctcatcctcatcctccTTAGAAGCCTCTTCCTCTGTCTTAGAGCTAGCCAACTCCTAGATGTGTGCAGCTCTAGGCACTGAACTCTCAGAGGTATCATCTAGGTCGATGTCCTCTGGGTCCTCGGTCTCGTCCGAGTCAGCACTAGGCTCCTCTCCAACAGGGGGTGTGACTGTCTGTTTCTTTTGGGAACGCTCCTCCCAAAAGCTAGCGGCAGAAGCCTGTTGCATAGGCATGTGAACAGACTTCCGACGCTGCCACCGAGAGGTCCCTCCTCTAGCCTGCAAAAGCATTAGCATTCATACAACATTTGCATAATAATCATAAATGAAAGCAACAAAGGCTAGGTAATAATAGGAATTTCAGAGTCTACCTCTACTTTCCCTCCGTGTGTCCGCACCGGTGGAGCGTGGCCAATGGAATACAAGCATACTAGCTGTTTCAAGCCCAGGTTGACCGCCGCCATCTCCCTTGCATACTCCGGAGCCACTTGCACAACAAGAAAGTAAGTCAGAATATGCATTAAGGATGACAAGTATCAAAGGAGATTGAAGTATGTATTACCGCAGCAGTGAACTCCGAAGGCTCCTCCATCGGGCGTGGAATCTCCACAAAACCAGAAACCCTCTGAGCGGTGACCACGTCCACCGTCCAGGAGAGTGCTAGCAAACTGGCCTCACTCTGACTGCCCACGCCACCACCTCTAGCACTTCCACCACTAACTTGTCCTCGTCGAGCTCCTCTACCTCCTCTTCCACCTCTACCGCCTCTGCCACCTCTCGCCTGCTGCTGCGCCTTCTAGGCAGCACGGACCCCAAAGCCCCTCATCAGATATTGAGACCTGTATTCCGTATAGTCAACACCAGCTTAGAAGAGTGGCTCTAGCTGAGGGTCAGGCTATGTAAACCGCTCGACCTCCTCCAGTGTGTATTCGCTCGTCCTCTGCACGAGAGGAGGGAGTGGCCCAGGAACCAAGAAAGCATCCAGCCTCAACGACTAACGTGATACCCAGTTgcccaggtaccactgccagccgTAAAGGGACTCTAAAAGCACTCTTTCGCTTGCCACCTCCCTGCTCTGAGCAACATATGGGACGTCGAAGCGGTCCCAGATACGCCAGTGTACTAGTAATCAAAAGCATACATCAGGATATTATTCAATTAAGGTGCATGAAAAGCGTGAATTGAACAGTTAAGGAAGCATGGATACCTGGTCAGGATGCAGCTCATCCGGGTAAAGGCAGTAGGCATTCAAATCGCCTTTCCCTTTCTTCAACCCGCGGTACTCCTTCAACCAGCGCAAGACTTGAGGAAGTATCACGTTGCTGGGGCACGTGGTCTCAGAGGGATACATATTTAGCACCTCATACGTCCAAAGCTGCAGATTAAAGTACAACAGAGTTAGCACAGGATATACCAAGCAAATGGAAAGCTAACTAGTAGTTAGTCAAGTTTTGCTCCATACCTCCCAAACCCGCCAATAGCCTCCAATGCTCTTCCCCGCTCCTCGGGAAAGGGACCCCATGAAGGCGTAGCGCGCCTCCAAAGCCGCGCCGCCCTAGTCAAAATTCAGGCTATCTCCCCGATATTCCGCAGCGCTAGCAAGAAAGACAAGTGTACTTAGTTACGCCTATTCGGAAACAAAGATGCACCGAGCATGTACAACAGAAAGCACCGTGCCATCTGCTACTTCTGAACTCTCCCCACCGGAGGCTCCTTCCAAAAATCCAGAAGCTGGAAGCACTGAGCATTCTCTTTCTCCGCCCTCAACACGTACCCTAGGAGAAGCCTCTGTAAGCTTGCATCTCTCCCTATCACCACGTCGAAAGGAATAGGGTCACCTCCGACCCTCAAACCAATGATGGCCGAAAAGTCTAAAGGTGTCACCGTCATTTCACCAAAGTTGAAGTGGAATGAGTTGGTCGTGTCCCATCATCTCTCGGTAAGAGCCCTCACCACCTGGCGGTCATTACTTGCCCTCATTAGAATACTCAAAAACTCTCCAAAACCTGCCTCCCTCACTATCTCCCTCGCTG
This genomic window contains:
- the LOC131332860 gene encoding uncharacterized protein LOC131332860 — translated: MLAYPVRLISRMDSLKYLFEKPTLTGKLARWLLMLAEFELKYVTRKSVKGRAIAEFLADHPVKGGKDAEFKFPNEDLMTIAEDVWKLYFDGAANQEGFGIGVLLISPNGSHILFAFKLNFEVTNNQAEYEACIVDMEAAIEIGVEKLEKVKEEKLKPYHQDLEDLIPHSNKVTFTHVPRLNNQFADVLATLASMVKIPIRVKLRKRRISPEASKKDRIALQRLASRYIICEGNMYQRSHCGMHKLCIHREEAKWVMEEIHEGVCGLHMNGMMLAKKILRQGYFWSTMETKCIEYVRRCNKCQIHVNLMHVPPSELYQMTSPWPFSVCGTDVIGRITPAASNGHKFILVAIDYFTKWVEATSYATLTAIQVAHFIKQNVIYRYWVPQAFISDNGVHFKGRAKEVLEEF